Proteins from one Coturnix japonica isolate 7356 chromosome 5, Coturnix japonica 2.1, whole genome shotgun sequence genomic window:
- the NFKBIA gene encoding NF-kappa-B inhibitor alpha, giving the protein MPVRVGTPPPAAAAAAPRRPSSPAAMLSAHRPAEPPAVEGCEPPRKERQGGPMPPDDRHDSGLDSMKEEEYRQLVRELEDIRLQPREPPARPHAWAQQLTEDGDTFLHLAIIHEEKSLSLEVIRQAGGDGAFLNFQNNLSQTPLHLAVITDQPEIAEHLLKAGCDLDVRDFRGNTPLHIACQQGSLRCVSVLTQHCQPHHLLAVLQATNYNGHTCLHLASIQGYLAVVEYLLSLGADVNAQEPCNGRTALHLAVDLQNSDLVSLLVKHGADVNKVTYQGYSPYQLTWGRDNSSIQEQLKLLTTADLQILPESEDEESSESEPEFTEDELMYDDCCIGGRQLTF; this is encoded by the exons ATGCCCGTCCGTGTCGGAACGCcgccaccagcagcagcagccgcgGCGCCGCGCCGCCCCTCCAGCCCCGCCGCCATGCTCAGCGCCCACCGCCCCGCAGAGCCGCCCGCCGTGGAGGGCTGCGAGCCGCCCCGCAAGGAGCGGCAGGGCGGGCCGATGCCTCCCGACGACCGCCACGACAGCGGGCTGGATTCCATGAAGGAGGAGGAGTACAGGCAGCTGGTGCGGGAGCTGGAGGACATCCGCCTGCAGCCCCGCGAGCCGCCCGCCCGGCCGCACGCCTGGGCCCAGCAGCTCACCGAGGACGGCGACAC TTTCCTCCACTTGGCGATCATTCACGAAGAGAAGTCCCTGAGCTTGGAGGTGATCCGACAGGCCGGTGGCGACGGCGCCTTCCTGAACTTCCAGAACAACCTCAGCCAG ACTCCTCTCCACCTGGCGGTGATCACTGACCAGCCTGAGATCGCCGAGCACCTGCTGAAGGCTGGCTGTGACCTGGATGTCAGGGACTTCCGTGGGAACACCCCGCTCCACATTGCCTGCCAGCAGGGCTCGCTCCGCTGTGTCAGCGTcctcacacagcactgccagccccacCACCTCCTCGCCGTCCTGCAGGCCACCAATTACAATG GACATACATGTCTCCATTTGGCATCTATTCAAGGATACCTGGCTGTTGTTGAGTACCTGCTGTCCTTAGGAGCAGATGTAAATGCTCAG GAGCCATGCAATGGGAGAACAGCACTACACTTGGCCGTAGACCTGCAGAACTCAGACCTGGTGTCACTTCTGGTGAAACACGGGGCAGATGTGAACAAAGTGACCTACCAAGGCTACTCCCCATACCAGCTTACATGGGGACGAGACAACTCCAGCAtacaggagcagctgaagctgctgaCCACAGCTGACCTGCAGATACTGCCCGAAAGTGAGGACGAGGAGAGCAGTGAATCAGAGCCAGAGTTCACAGAAGATGAA cttaTGTATGATGACTGCTGTATTGGAGGAAGACAGCTGACATTTTGA